A single Triticum dicoccoides isolate Atlit2015 ecotype Zavitan chromosome 2A, WEW_v2.0, whole genome shotgun sequence DNA region contains:
- the LOC119355374 gene encoding protease Do-like 8, chloroplastic, producing MHCLACAAPAAAAAARAPGRRFGRRRVVVDCIASADRNVEGTPPRLRETCELSKISSKTLLFASKRKILAFSAFCLCLHSSRYLSALALGDPTVKIEDVTPKIFPSGPLFPTEKRIAELFETNTYSVVNIFDATLRPQLNVTGVVEIPEGNGSGVVWDESGHIVTNYHVVGNALSKNPKLGEVVARVNILAAKGIQKNFEGILIGADRAKDLAVLKVDAPSDILKPIIVGQSSALKVGQQCLAIGNPFGFDHTLTVGVISGLNRDIFSQAGVTIGGGIQTDAAINPGNSGGPLLDSKGHMIGINTAIFTQTGTSAGVGFAIQSSTILKIVPQLIQSGKVRRAGLNVEFAPDPIAYQLNVRDGALILKVPPGSTVEKAGLVPTGRGFAGNIVLGDVIVAVDGKPIKGKSDLLRVLDDYGVGDTVTLTIRRGTETIPIALSLEDASV from the exons ATGCACTGCCTCGCCTGCGCCGCGCCCGCTGCAGCGGCCGCCGCTCGTGCTCCTGGAAGGCGCTTCGGCCGCCGGAGAGTGGTTGTCGACTGCATCGCCTCCGCAGACCGCAACGTGGAAGGAACGCCTCCGAG GTTAAGGGAAACATGTGAACTTTCTAAAATCTCAAGCAAAACACTGCTGTTTGCGTCAAAGAGGAAGATTCTTGCATTTTCGGCCTTTTGCCTTTGCTTACATTCTTCAAGGTACTTATCAG CACTTGCTTTGGGCGATCCAACCGTCAAAATTGAGGATGTTACTCCAAAGATATTTCCATCTGGTCCATTGTTTCCAACCGAG AAACGGATCGCAGAGCTTTTTGAAACAAATACTTACTCAGTGGTCAACATTTTTGATGCGACACTGCGCCCCCAGCTCAATGTAACAGGGGTTGTTGAG ATCCCAGAAGGAAATGGTTCTGGAGTTGTTTGGGATGAGTCTGGTCATATTGTTACAAATTATCATG TGGTTGGCAATGCTCTTTCGAAAAATCCAAAGCTTGGTGAAGTTGTCGCACGTGTCAACATTCTTGCTGCCAAAGG GATACAGAAAAATTTCGAAGGAATATTGATTGGTGCAGACCGCGCTAAAGATCTTGCTGTCCTTAAG GTGGACGCCCCTTCAGATATCTTGAAGCCAATTATTGTGGGGCAGTCCTCAGCTCTAAAAGTTGGTCAGCAATGCTTAGCAATTGGAAATCCTTTTGGTTTTGACCATACTCTGACTGTTGGTGTTATCAGTGGTTTAAATCGAGATATATTTAGTCAAGCTGGAGTGACAATTGGAGGTGGGATTCAAACAGATGCAGCTATTAACCCTGGGAACAG TGGTGGTCCTTTGCTAGATTCGAAAGGGCACATGATTGGTATCAACACAGCAATTTTTACACAGACAG GAACGTCCGCCGGTGTTGGTTTTGCTATCCAATCATCAACTATACTCAAAATAGTTCCTCAGTTGATTCAGTCTGGAAAG GTTCGACGTGCTGGGCTGAATGTGGAATTCGCACCAGATCCGATTGCGTATCAGCTTAACGTCCGTGATGGTGCTCTTATACTGAAG GTTCCCCCGGGCAGCACCGTGGAAAAAGCAGGTCTAGTTCCTACAGGCAGGGGTTTTGCCGGCAATATTGTCCTGGGTGACGTCATTGTTGCAGTGGATGGCAAACCG ATTAAGGGCAAATCTGACCTCCTGAGGGTTCTAGACGACTACGGGGTCGGAGACACGGTGACCCTGACGATCAGAAGAGGCACTGAGACAATTCCGATAGCCCTGTCGCTGGAAGACGCAAGCGTTTGA